The following proteins are encoded in a genomic region of Kosakonia oryzae:
- the nifV gene encoding homocitrate synthase, with translation MNVLINDTTLRDGEQSPGVAFLASEKIAIAEALFAAGITALEVGTPAMGDEERQRILQVRQHLPAATLMSWCRMNRDEICQSADLGMDWVDISLPASDKLRQYKLREPLPQLLDKLGALIAQARTLGMQVCVGCEDASRASDQTLNQIADIAREAGAKRLRFADTLGLLDPFTTTTRIQALGEYWPGEIEMHAHNDLGLATANTLAAVRAGATSVNTTVLGLGERAGNAALETVALSLSRCLQRDCGVDFTRLPSLCQTVADATQRAIDPQQPLVGAQVFTHESGVHVAALLRDRESYQAIDPALMGREYRLVLGKHSGRQAVDGVFARMGYHLDTLQIDLLLPAIRRFAERWKRTPKEDELVALYDALCGESAHFARG, from the coding sequence ATGAATGTGCTGATCAACGACACCACCCTGCGCGACGGCGAACAGAGCCCGGGCGTCGCGTTTCTCGCCAGCGAGAAAATCGCCATCGCCGAGGCGCTGTTTGCGGCAGGCATTACCGCGCTCGAAGTCGGCACGCCCGCGATGGGTGACGAAGAGCGCCAGCGCATTTTGCAGGTGCGCCAGCATTTGCCCGCCGCAACGCTGATGTCCTGGTGCCGGATGAACCGCGACGAGATCTGCCAGAGCGCGGATCTCGGTATGGATTGGGTGGATATCTCCCTGCCCGCTTCGGATAAGCTGCGCCAGTACAAGCTTCGCGAACCGCTGCCGCAGTTGCTCGATAAACTGGGCGCGCTGATTGCACAAGCGCGGACGCTGGGCATGCAGGTTTGTGTCGGCTGTGAAGATGCCTCGCGCGCCAGCGATCAGACGCTGAACCAGATTGCCGATATCGCCCGCGAGGCGGGCGCGAAGCGGCTGCGTTTCGCCGACACCCTCGGCCTGCTCGATCCCTTTACCACCACCACCCGCATTCAGGCGCTTGGCGAATACTGGCCGGGCGAAATCGAAATGCACGCCCACAATGATCTGGGGCTGGCGACCGCCAATACGCTGGCGGCGGTACGCGCCGGAGCCACCAGCGTCAACACAACCGTGCTGGGGCTGGGCGAACGCGCAGGCAATGCCGCGCTGGAAACCGTTGCGCTGAGCCTGAGCCGCTGTCTGCAACGGGATTGCGGCGTTGATTTTACGCGCCTGCCGTCCCTGTGCCAGACCGTGGCCGACGCGACACAACGGGCCATTGACCCGCAGCAACCGCTGGTCGGTGCGCAGGTGTTCACCCATGAATCCGGCGTTCATGTCGCCGCGCTGCTGCGCGATCGCGAAAGCTATCAGGCGATTGATCCGGCGCTGATGGGGCGAGAATACCGGCTGGTGCTGGGCAAACACTCCGGTCGCCAGGCGGTGGATGGCGTCTTCGCCCGCATGGGGTATCACCTCGATACTCTGCAAATCGATCTGCTGCTGCCGGCGATCCGCCGCTTTGCCGAGCGCTGGAAACGCACGCCGAAAGAAGATGAGCTGGTGGCACTTTACGATGCGCTGTGCGGGGAATCTGCACACTTTGCGAGGGGCTGA
- a CDS encoding flavodoxin, which translates to MANIGIFFGTDTGKTRKIAKMIHQKLGAAADAPVNINRTDLDTFLSYPVLLLGTPTLGDGQLPGLDAGCEEASWGEFVAQLDSNSLSGKTVALFGLGDQVGYPDNFVSGLRPLYEALKNSGAQIVGHWPNEGYEFNASSALEADKFVGLVIDQDNQYDLTDERLDAWLETLKPIFL; encoded by the coding sequence ATGGCTAACATTGGAATTTTTTTCGGTACCGATACGGGCAAAACCCGCAAGATTGCCAAAATGATCCACCAAAAACTGGGTGCGGCGGCCGATGCGCCGGTGAATATCAACCGTACCGATCTCGACACCTTTCTCTCTTATCCGGTTCTGCTGCTGGGAACGCCGACGCTTGGCGACGGGCAACTGCCGGGGCTGGATGCGGGCTGTGAAGAAGCGTCATGGGGAGAGTTTGTCGCTCAGCTTGATAGCAACAGCCTGAGCGGTAAAACCGTGGCGCTGTTTGGCCTTGGCGACCAGGTAGGTTACCCGGATAACTTCGTCAGCGGCCTGCGCCCGCTGTATGAGGCGCTGAAAAACAGCGGCGCGCAGATCGTCGGCCACTGGCCGAATGAAGGCTATGAATTCAATGCTTCATCGGCGCTGGAGGCGGATAAATTTGTCGGCTTAGTGATCGATCAGGACAATCAGTATGACCTGACCGACGAGCGCCTGGATGCCTGGCTGGAAACGCTTAAGCCGATATTTTTGTAA
- a CDS encoding nitrogen fixation protein NifZ, with protein sequence MRQKFDFGEEVRVTRAIRNDGTMRGFARGDLLVRRGSTGFVREWGTFLMDQIIYQVHFLDDDLVVGCREQELLPLSVPWHAGQFQYGDRVACRHALSVNGEVVIAAGEHGRIEGTDQGEGGESYTVTFSGRWFQVPASAMILLEADA encoded by the coding sequence ATGAGACAAAAATTCGATTTTGGCGAAGAGGTGCGTGTTACCCGCGCCATTCGCAATGACGGCACCATGCGCGGCTTTGCGCGCGGCGACCTGTTGGTTCGTCGCGGCAGTACCGGTTTTGTCCGCGAATGGGGCACGTTTTTGATGGATCAGATTATCTATCAGGTGCATTTTCTCGATGATGATTTGGTGGTTGGCTGCCGCGAGCAGGAGCTGCTGCCGCTTTCCGTGCCGTGGCACGCCGGGCAATTTCAGTATGGCGATCGGGTCGCCTGCCGCCACGCGCTGTCGGTAAATGGCGAAGTGGTGATCGCCGCCGGAGAGCATGGCCGTATTGAAGGAACAGACCAGGGCGAAGGTGGAGAGAGTTACACTGTCACATTTTCCGGACGCTGGTTCCAGGTTCCCGCCAGCGCCATGATTCTGCTGGAGGCCGACGCATGA
- the nifA gene encoding nif-specific transcriptional activator NifA, with amino-acid sequence MTQRTESGTTVWRFDLSQQFTAMQRISVVLSRATEVGQTLQEVLCVLHNDAFMQHGMICLYDSQQAILNIEALQEADQQLIPGSSQIRYRPGEGLVGTVLSQGQSLVLPCVSDDQRFLDRLGLYDYSLPFIAVPLMGPNSQPIGVLAAQPMARYEERLPACTRFLETVANLVAQTVRLMTPPSVAPSPRAAAAQIASQRGCAPSRAFGFENMVGKSAAMRQTLEIIRQVSRWDTTVLVRGESGTGKELIANAIHHNSPRAAAPFVKFNCAALPDTLLESELFGHEKGAFTGAVRQRKGRFELADGGTLFLDEIGESSASFQAKLLRILQEGEMERVGGDETLQVNVRIIAATNRNLEEEVRLGNFREDLYYRLNVMPISLPPLRERQEDIAELAHFLVRKIAQNQNRTLRISDGAIRLLMSYSWPGNVRELENCLERSAVMSESGLIDRDVILFHHRENLPKPPQPSAPREESWLDQNLDERQRLIAALEKAGWVQAKAARLLGMTPRQVAYRIQTMDITMPRM; translated from the coding sequence ATGACTCAGCGAACCGAGTCGGGTACAACCGTCTGGCGCTTTGACCTCTCCCAGCAGTTTACCGCCATGCAGCGTATCAGCGTGGTGTTAAGCCGGGCGACGGAGGTCGGGCAGACGCTACAGGAAGTGCTGTGCGTGCTGCACAACGATGCTTTTATGCAGCACGGGATGATCTGTCTGTACGACAGCCAGCAAGCGATCCTTAACATTGAAGCCTTGCAGGAGGCCGATCAGCAGCTTATTCCCGGCAGTTCGCAGATTCGCTATCGTCCAGGTGAAGGGCTGGTAGGCACAGTGCTGTCGCAGGGACAATCGCTGGTGCTGCCCTGTGTCTCCGACGATCAGCGTTTTCTCGATCGCCTTGGCTTGTATGATTACAGCCTGCCGTTTATCGCCGTGCCGCTGATGGGACCAAACTCACAGCCCATCGGCGTGCTGGCCGCCCAGCCAATGGCCCGCTACGAGGAACGCCTGCCCGCCTGCACGCGTTTTCTGGAAACTGTCGCCAATCTGGTGGCGCAAACTGTCCGCCTGATGACGCCGCCCAGCGTCGCGCCTTCACCCCGTGCTGCTGCCGCGCAGATCGCCAGCCAGCGCGGGTGCGCGCCGTCGCGAGCGTTTGGCTTTGAAAACATGGTCGGTAAAAGCGCGGCCATGCGCCAGACGCTGGAAATTATTCGCCAGGTCTCGCGCTGGGACACCACCGTGCTGGTGCGTGGCGAAAGCGGAACCGGTAAGGAGCTGATAGCCAATGCTATCCACCACAATTCACCGCGCGCCGCTGCGCCGTTCGTCAAATTCAACTGCGCGGCGCTGCCCGATACGCTGCTGGAGAGTGAACTCTTCGGCCACGAAAAAGGGGCGTTTACCGGCGCGGTGCGTCAGCGTAAAGGCCGCTTCGAACTGGCGGACGGCGGTACGCTGTTTCTTGATGAGATCGGCGAAAGTAGCGCCTCGTTTCAGGCGAAATTGCTGCGTATCTTGCAGGAAGGCGAAATGGAACGCGTCGGCGGCGACGAAACGCTGCAGGTGAATGTACGGATCATTGCCGCCACCAACCGCAATCTGGAAGAGGAAGTGCGGCTGGGAAATTTTCGCGAAGATCTCTACTATCGCCTCAATGTGATGCCGATCTCCCTGCCCCCGCTCCGCGAGCGCCAGGAGGACATTGCCGAGCTGGCGCATTTTCTGGTGCGCAAAATCGCGCAAAACCAGAACCGCACGCTGCGCATCAGCGATGGCGCGATCCGGTTGTTGATGAGCTATAGCTGGCCTGGAAACGTGCGTGAACTGGAAAACTGCCTTGAGCGATCGGCGGTGATGTCGGAAAGCGGACTCATCGATCGCGACGTGATTTTATTTCACCACCGGGAAAATCTGCCAAAACCGCCGCAGCCCAGCGCACCGCGCGAAGAGAGCTGGCTCGATCAGAATCTCGATGAGCGACAAAGATTGATCGCCGCGCTGGAGAAAGCCGGTTGGGTACAGGCAAAAGCTGCGCGTCTGCTGGGAATGACCCCGCGCCAGGTGGCTTACCGTATTCAGACCATGGACATTACCATGCCGAGAATGTAG
- the nifL gene encoding nitrogen fixation negative regulator NifL codes for MTLNMMMDAAAPAEIAGALSQQHPGLFFTMVEQAPVAISLTDADAHILYANPAFCRQSGYELEELLQQNPRLLASKQTPREIYQDMWHTLLQHRPWRGQLINRRRDGSLFLVEIDITPLFNAFGKLEHYLAMQRDISTSYALEQRLRNHMTLTEAVLNNIPAAVVVVDERDQVVMDNLAYKTFCADCGGKELLTELNFSAHKAELAQGLVLPVALRGTVRWLSVTCWALPGVSEEAGRYFIDSAVPRTLVVITDNTQQQQQQEQGRLDRLKQQITSGKLLAAIRESLDAALVQLNCPINMLAAARRLNGDDHNNLALDAAWREGEEAMARLQRCRPSLELESPAVWPLQPFLDDLRALYHTRYNQGENLQIELESPDLVGFGQRTQLLACLSLWLDRTLDIAAELRDFTVQTQLYAREESGWLSFYLNDNVPLIQVRYTHSPDALNAPGKGMELRLIQTLVAHHRGAIELTSRPQGGTCLTLRFPLFHSLTGGSL; via the coding sequence ATGACCCTGAATATGATGATGGACGCCGCCGCGCCCGCCGAGATCGCCGGGGCGCTCTCACAACAGCATCCCGGGTTGTTTTTCACCATGGTTGAACAGGCTCCCGTCGCGATTTCACTGACCGATGCCGATGCCCACATTCTCTACGCCAACCCCGCGTTTTGCCGCCAGTCGGGGTATGAGCTGGAAGAGTTGTTGCAGCAAAACCCGCGCCTGCTTGCCAGTAAACAGACGCCGCGTGAAATCTACCAGGATATGTGGCACACCCTGCTGCAACACCGGCCGTGGCGCGGGCAACTGATTAATCGTCGCCGCGACGGTAGCCTGTTTCTGGTGGAGATCGACATTACCCCACTGTTTAATGCGTTCGGCAAACTCGAACATTACCTGGCCATGCAGCGCGACATCAGCACCAGCTACGCGCTGGAGCAACGGCTGCGCAATCATATGACGCTGACCGAAGCCGTCTTGAATAACATTCCGGCAGCGGTTGTGGTGGTGGATGAACGCGATCAGGTGGTGATGGATAACCTCGCCTACAAAACCTTTTGCGCCGATTGCGGCGGTAAAGAGCTGCTCACCGAACTTAATTTTTCCGCCCATAAGGCGGAGCTGGCGCAGGGCCTGGTGCTGCCGGTAGCGCTGCGCGGCACAGTGCGCTGGTTGTCCGTCACTTGCTGGGCACTGCCGGGCGTCAGTGAAGAAGCGGGCCGCTACTTTATTGATAGCGCCGTGCCGCGCACGCTGGTGGTGATCACCGACAATACCCAGCAGCAGCAACAACAGGAACAGGGGCGCCTTGATCGTCTGAAGCAGCAGATAACCAGCGGTAAATTGCTGGCGGCGATCCGCGAATCGCTGGACGCCGCGCTGGTGCAACTCAATTGCCCGATCAATATGCTGGCCGCCGCGCGTCGTTTAAATGGCGACGATCATAACAATCTGGCGCTGGATGCCGCCTGGCGTGAAGGTGAAGAAGCGATGGCGCGGCTGCAACGCTGCCGTCCGTCGCTGGAGCTGGAAAGCCCGGCGGTCTGGCCGCTCCAGCCGTTCCTTGACGATCTGCGCGCCCTGTATCACACCCGCTATAACCAGGGCGAAAACCTGCAAATTGAGCTGGAATCTCCCGATCTGGTGGGCTTTGGCCAGCGAACACAACTGCTTGCCTGCCTGAGCCTGTGGCTCGACAGAACGCTGGATATTGCCGCTGAGCTACGTGATTTCACGGTGCAGACTCAGCTTTACGCCCGCGAAGAGAGCGGCTGGCTGTCGTTCTATTTAAATGACAATGTGCCGCTGATTCAGGTGCGCTATACCCATTCCCCCGATGCGCTCAATGCGCCCGGTAAAGGCATGGAACTGCGGCTGATCCAGACGCTGGTCGCCCACCATCGCGGCGCAATAGAACTGACCTCCCGCCCTCAGGGAGGCACCTGCCTGACCCTGCGTTTCCCGTTATTTCATTCACTGACCGGAGGCTCACTATGA
- a CDS encoding nitrogen fixation protein NifQ, protein MSVHDWLRRLLWLYAHGEGCYPLMMGLRATEWDALQAQFDPPTQPMPADCLLRQKLMSELNATRSDEQQQLAQWLAGYMAPGAAPMHNIIASVSLAFNHLWQDLGLSSRQELRELMSDCFPLLVEMNSENMRWKKFFYRQRCLHSAGELICRSPSCDACCERAFCFAPS, encoded by the coding sequence ATGTCTGTTCACGACTGGCTGCGGCGTTTGCTGTGGCTCTATGCACACGGCGAAGGCTGTTATCCGCTGATGATGGGCTTGCGGGCAACCGAATGGGACGCCCTGCAGGCGCAGTTCGATCCCCCTACGCAGCCGATGCCCGCCGATTGTTTGTTGCGGCAAAAGCTGATGAGCGAGCTGAATGCCACCCGTAGCGACGAACAGCAACAACTGGCGCAGTGGCTGGCGGGCTATATGGCGCCAGGCGCGGCGCCGATGCACAACATTATCGCCAGTGTTTCCCTGGCATTTAATCACCTGTGGCAGGATCTGGGGCTAAGCTCGCGCCAGGAGTTGCGCGAATTAATGAGCGACTGTTTTCCTCTGCTGGTGGAAATGAACAGCGAAAATATGCGCTGGAAAAAGTTTTTTTATCGTCAGCGCTGCCTGCATTCTGCTGGCGAACTTATTTGCCGTTCCCCAAGTTGCGACGCCTGCTGCGAACGCGCATTCTGTTTTGCCCCTTCCTGA
- a CDS encoding nitrogenase-stabilizing/protective protein NifW — protein sequence MEWFYQIPGVDELDTAESFFEFFSVPYDPLVLRHCCLPVLREFHQRLRQNVPLRNLLEEAPRAPWLLARRLLTESYQHYLPERTS from the coding sequence ATGGAGTGGTTTTATCAAATCCCCGGCGTGGATGAGCTCGATACCGCCGAGTCCTTTTTTGAATTCTTTAGCGTGCCGTATGACCCGCTGGTGCTGCGCCACTGCTGTCTGCCGGTGCTGCGGGAGTTTCACCAGCGGCTGCGGCAAAACGTACCGCTGCGCAATCTGCTTGAAGAGGCGCCCCGCGCCCCGTGGCTGCTGGCGCGCCGGTTGCTGACGGAGAGCTATCAGCACTACCTTCCGGAGCGTACCTCATGA
- the nifB gene encoding nitrogenase cofactor biosynthesis protein NifB: MTSCLSAAGGSRCHTGQREPLSDVVAGKVASHPCYSQNGHHRYARMHLPVAPACNLQCNYCNRKFDCSNESRPGVSSSLLTPEQAVAKVRHVAAAIPQLSVVGIAGPGDPLANIQRTFTTLEMVREQLPDLKLCLSTNGLMLPDAVERLVNVGVDHVTVTINTLDADIAAQIYAWLWLDGERYSGREAGEILIARQLEGVRRLTAKGVLVKINSVLIPGINDGVLSDVSRELRASGAFIHNIMPLIARPEHGTVFGLNGQPEPDAQMVAQVRERCGEVMPQMTHCQQCRADAIGMLGEDRSQQFALTPVDESPQPWLPTLYRRAQLHASIATRGESEEPDACLVAVASTRGDAIDCHFGHADRFRIYSLSAAGAVLVNERFTPKFCQGSDNCEPQDSEARMAAVLDLLADVKAVFCARIGYAPWQKLEARGIQPCVDHAWQPVNEALTGWWQQWRKNAQPDPASQGVA; encoded by the coding sequence ATGACTTCCTGCTTATCCGCCGCTGGTGGTTCACGCTGTCACACCGGGCAGCGCGAACCTTTATCTGATGTCGTTGCCGGTAAGGTGGCGTCGCACCCCTGCTACTCGCAAAACGGTCATCACCGCTATGCCCGTATGCATCTGCCGGTCGCGCCTGCCTGTAACCTGCAATGTAACTATTGCAACCGCAAATTTGATTGCAGTAATGAATCGCGCCCCGGCGTCTCGTCATCGCTGCTGACGCCGGAACAGGCGGTAGCCAAAGTGCGCCATGTGGCCGCGGCGATCCCGCAATTATCCGTGGTGGGCATCGCCGGGCCTGGCGACCCGCTGGCCAATATTCAGCGCACATTCACCACCCTGGAAATGGTGCGCGAACAGCTTCCCGACCTGAAACTTTGCCTCTCCACCAACGGGCTGATGTTACCGGATGCGGTAGAGCGGCTGGTGAATGTTGGCGTTGATCATGTCACGGTGACGATCAATACGCTGGATGCCGATATCGCGGCGCAAATTTACGCCTGGCTGTGGCTCGACGGAGAACGCTACAGCGGGCGTGAGGCCGGTGAGATTCTGATTGCCCGCCAGCTTGAAGGCGTGCGTCGCCTGACGGCGAAAGGCGTACTGGTGAAGATCAACTCGGTATTGATCCCCGGCATTAATGATGGCGTCCTCAGCGATGTCAGCCGTGAACTGCGTGCCAGCGGTGCCTTTATTCACAATATTATGCCGCTGATCGCCCGCCCGGAGCACGGTACGGTGTTCGGCCTGAACGGCCAGCCGGAGCCGGATGCGCAGATGGTAGCCCAGGTACGCGAGCGTTGCGGCGAGGTGATGCCGCAGATGACGCACTGCCAGCAGTGCCGCGCTGACGCGATTGGCATGCTCGGCGAAGATCGCAGCCAGCAGTTTGCCCTGACGCCGGTTGACGAGTCGCCGCAGCCATGGTTGCCAACGCTTTACCGCCGGGCGCAGTTGCATGCCAGCATTGCCACGCGCGGCGAATCGGAAGAGCCGGATGCCTGCCTGGTGGCGGTCGCCTCCACGCGTGGCGATGCGATTGATTGCCACTTTGGTCATGCCGATCGCTTTCGCATTTACAGCCTGTCGGCGGCGGGCGCGGTGCTGGTCAACGAGCGTTTTACGCCGAAATTTTGTCAGGGAAGCGACAACTGTGAACCGCAGGACAGCGAGGCGCGGATGGCCGCAGTTCTCGATCTGCTGGCCGATGTGAAAGCGGTGTTTTGCGCCCGTATCGGCTACGCGCCGTGGCAAAAGCTGGAAGCGCGCGGCATTCAACCCTGTGTCGATCACGCCTGGCAGCCGGTTAACGAGGCGCTGACCGGCTGGTGGCAGCAGTGGCGGAAAAATGCGCAGCCCGATCCCGCGTCACAGGGGGTAGCATGA
- a CDS encoding EAL and HDOD domain-containing protein: MYSFVARQAIFDNQLNTVGYELLFRNSMDNRFPDVSAEQATTQLIEEQFLSAPLGRKNDHSTVYVNFPYQLLVQGLAETLPKNRVVIEILEDASPDHSLLEAVKRMHTLGFRVALDDFSPGNEWDAFIPYVDVIKFDIRRSPYEEIGHYIRSNREALRHAVLLAEKVETYDEFESYKKLGFHLFQGYFFSKPVVTKRNKLVQNQAFALKLMQEVNVESPNLNKIEELLKRDVTLSFKIMRYAQNILYNTRGVSGFRSQSLRDIVVYLGINEMRRFVLMACLTSFDNVTNTEIYYLSLIRAKFCELVAERTSASRLSNDAFMVGLFSLLDVILGLPLEELMGQIAVSPEVATALEKESGKLYPFVQLARLFELRRWEEASDISHEIGLPNSAVAELMNQATKWADELPLSLSH, from the coding sequence ATGTACTCTTTTGTAGCCAGACAGGCGATTTTTGATAACCAATTGAATACCGTCGGTTACGAACTGCTCTTCAGGAACAGTATGGATAACCGGTTCCCGGACGTTTCCGCCGAGCAGGCCACTACGCAGTTGATTGAAGAGCAATTTCTTAGCGCTCCGCTGGGGCGTAAAAATGACCACAGTACCGTATATGTCAATTTCCCCTATCAGTTGCTGGTTCAGGGGCTGGCGGAGACCCTACCCAAGAACCGCGTGGTGATTGAAATACTCGAAGATGCCAGCCCGGATCACTCATTGCTGGAAGCGGTAAAACGTATGCATACCCTCGGCTTTCGCGTCGCGCTGGATGATTTCAGTCCCGGTAACGAATGGGATGCCTTTATTCCGTATGTCGACGTGATTAAATTTGATATAAGGAGAAGCCCGTACGAGGAAATCGGCCATTATATTCGCAGTAACCGCGAGGCGTTGCGTCATGCCGTATTACTGGCAGAAAAAGTAGAAACCTATGATGAATTTGAATCCTATAAAAAATTGGGGTTTCATCTTTTTCAGGGTTATTTTTTCAGCAAGCCGGTCGTTACCAAACGGAATAAACTGGTACAGAACCAGGCTTTTGCCCTGAAATTAATGCAGGAAGTGAACGTTGAATCGCCAAATCTTAATAAGATTGAAGAACTGTTAAAACGCGATGTCACGTTGTCGTTTAAAATTATGCGCTATGCGCAAAATATTCTTTATAACACCCGTGGCGTGAGCGGTTTCCGTAGCCAGTCGCTGCGCGATATTGTTGTTTATCTTGGCATTAATGAAATGCGCCGCTTTGTGTTGATGGCCTGTCTGACCTCCTTCGACAACGTGACCAATACGGAAATTTATTATCTGAGCCTGATCCGCGCTAAATTCTGCGAGCTGGTTGCAGAACGGACTTCCGCCTCCCGTCTCAGCAATGATGCCTTTATGGTCGGCCTGTTTTCACTGCTGGATGTGATTCTCGGTTTGCCGCTCGAAGAGTTAATGGGGCAAATCGCCGTGTCGCCGGAAGTCGCAACCGCGCTGGAAAAAGAGAGCGGTAAGCTCTATCCGTTTGTGCAACTTGCGCGTCTTTTCGAACTGAGAAGATGGGAAGAAGCCAGCGATATCAGCCACGAAATTGGCCTGCCCAATTCCGCCGTCGCAGAGTTAATGAACCAGGCGACAAAATGGGCAGATGAACTGCCATTAAGCCTGTCGCATTAA
- the nifS gene encoding cysteine desulfurase NifS, with the protein MKQVYLDNNATTRIDPMVLEAMMPFLTEHYGNPSSIHDFGTPSRAALERAHQQVAALLGADHASEIIFTSCATEATSTALHACVELMPERREIITTAVEHPATLAVCEHLERQGYLIHRIGVNSDGALDMEQYRQALSSRVAVVSVMWANNETGVLFPVIEMAAMAQEYGALFHCDAVQVVGKIPLDIGRTQIDMLSCSAHKLHGPKGVGCLYLRRGTRFRPLLRGGHQERGRRAGTENIAGIVGMGAACELAQIHLPGAASLAQLRDRLQEGLIAQVPSVMVMGGNQPRVPGTTNLAFEFIEGEAILLLLNQAGIAASSGSACTSGSLEPSHVMRAMNIPYTAAHGSIRFSLSRYTREKEIDYVIDTLPTIIARLRMLSPYWQEGKPGAAESAFAPLYG; encoded by the coding sequence ATGAAACAGGTTTATCTGGATAACAACGCCACCACGCGAATCGATCCGATGGTGCTGGAAGCGATGATGCCCTTTCTGACCGAGCATTATGGCAACCCCTCTTCGATTCATGATTTCGGTACGCCTTCCCGCGCGGCCCTTGAGCGCGCGCACCAGCAGGTTGCCGCCCTGCTTGGCGCCGATCATGCCAGCGAGATTATTTTCACCTCCTGCGCCACCGAAGCCACGTCAACCGCGCTGCACGCCTGCGTTGAACTGATGCCGGAGCGCCGGGAAATCATCACCACCGCCGTTGAACACCCGGCCACGCTCGCCGTTTGCGAACATCTGGAGCGCCAGGGTTACCTGATCCACCGCATTGGCGTGAATAGCGACGGCGCGCTGGATATGGAGCAGTACCGCCAGGCGCTCAGCTCCCGGGTGGCGGTGGTCAGCGTAATGTGGGCGAACAACGAAACCGGCGTACTGTTTCCGGTGATTGAAATGGCGGCCATGGCGCAGGAATACGGCGCGCTGTTCCACTGCGATGCGGTGCAGGTGGTCGGCAAAATTCCGCTGGATATTGGCCGCACGCAGATCGATATGCTCTCCTGCTCGGCGCACAAACTGCACGGGCCGAAAGGCGTCGGCTGCCTCTATCTGCGGCGCGGAACGCGTTTTCGTCCGCTGCTGCGCGGCGGCCATCAGGAGCGCGGACGCCGCGCAGGAACGGAAAACATCGCCGGGATTGTCGGCATGGGCGCGGCCTGCGAACTGGCGCAAATCCATCTGCCGGGAGCCGCCTCGCTGGCGCAACTGCGCGATCGGCTGCAGGAAGGGCTTATCGCGCAGGTGCCTTCGGTGATGGTGATGGGCGGCAACCAGCCGCGCGTACCGGGCACCACCAATCTGGCGTTTGAGTTTATCGAAGGGGAAGCCATTTTATTGCTGCTGAACCAGGCGGGCATTGCGGCGTCGAGCGGCAGCGCTTGTACCTCCGGTTCGCTGGAACCTTCGCATGTTATGCGGGCGATGAACATTCCGTACACCGCCGCGCACGGCAGTATTCGTTTCTCGCTGTCGCGCTACACGCGTGAAAAAGAGATCGACTATGTGATCGATACCCTGCCAACGATTATTGCCCGCCTGCGGATGCTCTCGCCCTACTGGCAGGAGGGAAAACCCGGGGCAGCTGAATCAGCATTTGCGCCGTTATACGGCTAA
- the nifM gene encoding nitrogen fixation protein NifM, translated as MTPWQRFARRRLAVTRWQCEPEHIPADQQTAFDDAFARQCQLEQAVVEVTAGESLPDSVLQSVATSLASWLDEGHFSADERQMVIRHHARMEWQFAEVAGRAPLPDDLQVLAWYQQHQAQFMRPPQRLTSHLLLTVDNDDAAVQRQIHRFHQDISVSRQDFARLAQRYSHCPSALEGGRLGWISQGLLYPELDAALFALAENGLSAPIETRLGWHLLWCEAIRDAAPMPQAEALEKARSYLVRQNQQQYQRQWLAALTRSVMAD; from the coding sequence ATGACACCGTGGCAACGCTTCGCCCGGCGGCGGCTGGCGGTAACGCGCTGGCAGTGCGAACCGGAACACATTCCTGCCGATCAGCAAACCGCATTCGACGACGCCTTCGCCCGCCAGTGCCAACTGGAACAGGCGGTGGTAGAGGTCACTGCCGGTGAATCCCTGCCGGATAGCGTGTTGCAGAGTGTCGCAACCTCGCTGGCAAGCTGGCTGGATGAGGGGCATTTTTCTGCTGACGAGCGGCAGATGGTGATCCGGCATCATGCCCGCATGGAGTGGCAGTTCGCCGAGGTTGCCGGGCGCGCCCCGCTGCCGGACGACTTGCAAGTGCTGGCCTGGTACCAACAACATCAGGCGCAGTTTATGCGCCCGCCGCAGCGGCTGACATCTCACCTGTTGCTGACGGTCGATAACGACGATGCCGCAGTGCAGCGCCAGATCCACCGTTTTCATCAGGATATTAGCGTCTCGCGCCAGGACTTTGCCCGGCTGGCGCAGCGCTACTCCCACTGCCCCAGCGCGCTGGAAGGCGGACGTCTGGGCTGGATAAGCCAGGGGCTGCTCTATCCCGAACTCGACGCCGCGCTGTTTGCGCTGGCGGAAAATGGCCTCAGCGCCCCTATCGAAACCCGCCTCGGCTGGCATCTGTTATGGTGCGAAGCGATCCGTGACGCCGCGCCGATGCCGCAGGCGGAAGCGCTGGAAAAAGCACGAAGCTATTTGGTTCGTCAAAACCAGCAGCAGTACCAGCGCCAGTGGCTGGCAGCGTTAACCCGCAGCGTGATGGCGGATTAA